In the genome of Streptomyces sp. Q6, the window ACCTCGGTCAGGGCGTCCTGGGCGTCGGTGTTGCCGTCGCGGCGCACGGCACGTACGTACTGGTTCTCCACCGCGTGGCGGCCCCGCTCCAGTTGCTCGACCGCCATGAGGATGCCTTCGAGGAGGTCGAGCGGCTCGAACCCCGTGACCACGATGGGGACACGGTGGCGGGCGGCGATCGGCTCGTAGGCCCGCCAGCCCATGACGGCGCAGACGTGACCGGCCGCGAGGAAGGCCTGGACCTCGCAGTCCGGGTCCTCCAGGAGAGTGGTCATCGCGGGCGGCACGAGGACATGGCTGACCAGGACGGAGAAGTTCGTCAGGCCCAGGCGTGCGGCGTGCAGCACGGCCATGGCGTTGGCGGGCGCGGTCGTCTCGAAGCCGACGGCGAGGAACACGACCTCCCTGTCGGGGAGTTCGGCGGCGAGGCGCACCGCGTCCATGGGGGTGTAGACGACGCGGACGTCGGCGCCGCGGGCGCGCAGGGTGAGCAGGTCCGTCGTGGAGCCGGGGACGCGCAGCATGTCGCCGAAGCTGGTGAGGACGGTGCCGGGGCGGGCGGCGATCGCCATCGCCCGGTCCAGGGTCTCCAGCGGGGTGACGCAGACCGGGCAGCCGGGGCCGTGGATCATGCGGATGCCGGCGGGCAGGAGTTCGTCGATGCCCTGGCGGACGAGGGTGTGGGTCTGGCCGCCGCAGACCTCCATGATCCGCCAGGGCCGGGTGGCCCTGGCGGTCAGATCGGCGAGGAGGCGACGGGCCAGGACCGGGTCGCGGTACTCGTCGAGGTACTTCATGGCGTGGTGAAGTCCATGCGGATGTCGACCACGCCCTCGACGGCCCGGGCGAGGCGGGCGGCGACGGGCACCAGGTTGCGGTTGCCCAGCTTCCCGCCGAAAGTGACGACGCCCTCGTGCACCGAGACGGTGACGGGCTGGTCGGGGAACAGGTAGGCGGCGACGGTGTCGCGTACCTCCTCCTCGATGTCGGAGTCGGGGCGCAGGAACACCTTCAGCAGGTCGGAGCGGCTGACCACGCCCTGGAGGATGCCCTCGGAGTTGACGACGGGAAGCCGCTTGACCGTGCGCTGGGCCATGATGCGGGCGGCCTCGGCGAGGGTGGCGTCGGCGTGCACGCACACGGCGGGGCTGCTCATCAGCTCGCCCGCGCTGACCGCTCCGGCCTTGGCCAGGTCGGACAGGCGGCGCAGTTGGTCGCGGCGGGTCGGGTCGGCGTCGCGGAACTCCTCCTTGGGCAGCAGATCGGCCTCGGAGACGACACCGACGACGCGGGCCTCGCCCTCGAGAACGGGGACGGCGCTGACGTTCCACTGCTCCATGAGCGCGACGACCTCTTTGAACAGGGCGTCACGACCGACGGCCACCACGGTGTGGGTCATGACGTCGCTGACGATGTGCGGACCGGATTTCACGGCAGCCTCCTACGGGAGCGGAGCACGGTCGACGGTGAGGTCGAGGAAGTGGGTGGAGCAGGAGATGCACGGGTCGTGGTTGCGGATGGCCCGTTCGCACAGCAGCGTCAGCGCGGCGTCGTCGACCGTGCCGGTGTCGGCGGCTCCGCCGACTCCGGCGGTGGCCCGTCCCGCGAGCGCGGTCTCGGCGATGCGGCGCAGGTCCTCCTCGATGGCGCCCTGGTTCTGTGCGGTGGGCGGGACGAGACGGGCGTCGGTGACCGTGCCGTCGGCGGCGAGCGCGTACCGGTGGTAGAGGAGTCCGCGGGGCGCCTCGGTCGCCCCGTGGCCGACTCCGGCGCGCGGCGGGACCTCCACGAAGGGCCGCGCGGGCGGCTCGTAGGCGGCGATGACGCGCAGCGCCTCGTCGACGGCGTACACGACCTCGACGGCGCGGACGAGGATGCTGCGGAAGGGGTTGCGGCACTCCCCCGACAGGCCCGCTTCCGTCGCGGCCTGGAGCGCGATCGGTGACAGGGAGCGGCGGTTGATCGCGAACCGGGCGAGGGAGCCGGTGAGATGGCGGCGGCCGCGCAGGGTGGCGTGCAGGGCGGTGGAGTGCGGGACCTGCTCCTCGACGACCTCGTCGGTGAAGTCGGTGAGCGCGAACTGCCGTACTGCGTCGGACTGTTCGGTCAGCACGGTGGGGGTGCCGGTGTCGATGGCGTACCGTCCCGGTTCCGACAGGGCCAGCAGGTCGTACGGGCAGTGGGCGTCGGGGAACTCGAAGCCCGCGGCCCAGTGGACGGTGGCCAGCGCGTCGTCCATGGCGCGGCGCAACTGCTCGGCGAGGGGCTGGAGTTCGGCGCGGGTCGGGGCGCGGTGGAAGCCGCCGACGCGGACGTTGACGGGGTGGATGGCGCGTCCGCCGAGCAGTTCCAGGATCGCGTTGCCGGCCTGCTTGAGGCGCAGGCCGCGCTCGACGTCGGCGCGGTGGGTGCGGGCCAGGTCGATGGCGCCGTCGCGGCCGAGGAAGTCGGGGGCGTGCAGCAGGTAGATGTGCAGGGTCTGGCTCTCGATCCATTCGCCGCAGTAGAGCAGTCTGCGCAACTCCCTGATCGGGTCGGGGACTTCGACGTCGCAGGCGTCCTCGATCGCGGCGCAGGCGCTGAGCTGGTAGGCGACGGGGCAGATCCCGCAGACGCGGGCCGTGATGTCGGGGGGTTCGGTGTGCGCGCGGCCGCGCAGGAACGCCTCGAAGAACCGTGGGGGTTCGTAGATCTGGAGCCGTGCCGAGGTGACGGCGGTGCCGGACACGCTGAGGTGGAGGGCGCCCTCGCCCTCCACGCGGGAGAGCGAACCGACGTGCAGGACGCGGGATCCGCGGTGCGTCACGGCCGGACCTCCTTGTCGTACGGGGCGAACGCGGCGGCGTTGAAGGTGCGCAGCAGCCGCTCCGTGTCCCGGTCGTCCAGCCCGTCGCGGTGCAGCACCGGGATCAGCGCCGACAGGTTCACCGTGCCCGCGGGGCCGAAGCAGCCGTAGCAGCCGCGCCCGTACGCGGGACAGATCGCGCCGCATCCGGCATGGGTGACGGGGCCGAGGCAGGGTGTTCCGCGGGCGACGGTCACACAGACCGTGCCGCGCCGCTTGCACGCGAAGCAGACGCTGTGGTTCGGGACGTCGGGCTTGCGTCCGGCGAGGAACGCCGTGAGGACTTCGAGGAGTTGGCGCCGGTCGATGGGGCAGCCGCGCAGTTCGAAGTCGACGTCGACATGGGCGGAGACCGGGGTGGAGGTGGCGAGGGTCTCGATGTAGTCGGGGCGCGCGTAGACGGTGCGCCGGAACTCGTCGACGTCGGCGAAGTCGCGCAGCGCCTGGATGCCGCCGGCGGTGGCGCAGGCGCCGATGGTCACGAGGTGGCGTGCGGAGGCGCGGATGGCGCGGATGCGTTCGGCGTCGGCGGGCGT includes:
- a CDS encoding CBS domain-containing protein → MKSGPHIVSDVMTHTVVAVGRDALFKEVVALMEQWNVSAVPVLEGEARVVGVVSEADLLPKEEFRDADPTRRDQLRRLSDLAKAGAVSAGELMSSPAVCVHADATLAEAARIMAQRTVKRLPVVNSEGILQGVVSRSDLLKVFLRPDSDIEEEVRDTVAAYLFPDQPVTVSVHEGVVTFGGKLGNRNLVPVAARLARAVEGVVDIRMDFTTP
- a CDS encoding Ni/Fe hydrogenase subunit alpha, with product MTHRGSRVLHVGSLSRVEGEGALHLSVSGTAVTSARLQIYEPPRFFEAFLRGRAHTEPPDITARVCGICPVAYQLSACAAIEDACDVEVPDPIRELRRLLYCGEWIESQTLHIYLLHAPDFLGRDGAIDLARTHRADVERGLRLKQAGNAILELLGGRAIHPVNVRVGGFHRAPTRAELQPLAEQLRRAMDDALATVHWAAGFEFPDAHCPYDLLALSEPGRYAIDTGTPTVLTEQSDAVRQFALTDFTDEVVEEQVPHSTALHATLRGRRHLTGSLARFAINRRSLSPIALQAATEAGLSGECRNPFRSILVRAVEVVYAVDEALRVIAAYEPPARPFVEVPPRAGVGHGATEAPRGLLYHRYALAADGTVTDARLVPPTAQNQGAIEEDLRRIAETALAGRATAGVGGAADTGTVDDAALTLLCERAIRNHDPCISCSTHFLDLTVDRAPLP
- a CDS encoding oxidoreductase, translating into MDRTERRDHAERAAPTLAVFKLASCDGCQLTLLDCEDELLALTGTVRVAHFLEASSAVRPGPYDLALVEGSITTPADAERIRAIRASARHLVTIGACATAGGIQALRDFADVDEFRRTVYARPDYIETLATSTPVSAHVDVDFELRGCPIDRRQLLEVLTAFLAGRKPDVPNHSVCFACKRRGTVCVTVARGTPCLGPVTHAGCGAICPAYGRGCYGCFGPAGTVNLSALIPVLHRDGLDDRDTERLLRTFNAAAFAPYDKEVRP